From the Oryza glaberrima chromosome 5, OglaRS2, whole genome shotgun sequence genome, one window contains:
- the LOC127774642 gene encoding uncharacterized protein LOC127774642: MSAHHPPHGIAAGDARKAHHLGGDPKNLSWCGVGVGDHHFLPRKLVGGGGPSAAKLAFVSFLAVILVLAVDLSLTGAGANRRLRLQYLHYIGDGGGGGGGGGVGGGGEEAKNNELPWLSVPDPSNFTEELIDRWLTPGGTPCRDSRTANISIPVLDDAAAAGEVTTLGSAEIHEFTFWALDDAGQRRCLGGDFFEIDLAGDEWKSRPPVVDHGDGSYSFRLQVAPRFAEGDFRLSIILLFRSFEGLKFSSLRFKYHAEMRRIPLLFGPSNSTRFLPALETCRAADFARDVWSGRWTRLAKNDSCEEVDDAGRYRCLEPQHPCEAPWCAGPLGALESNGWVYSAHCSFSLFTADAAWRCLDGKWLFFWGDSNHVDTIRNLLTFVLGVTNTSTVTRRFDAAFTNPSGGPGTVRITSIFNGHWNMSMNYLGLHSLRNKGFQHLVRSYFLAEDRAPDIVILNSGLHDGCYWTSVRAYVQAAEYAAQFWAGVMAEVRSRGHAVPRMFYRTTIATGGYARDLAFNPSKMEAFNGVLVEKLRRHGVLTGGLIDNFDMTFPWHYDNRCNDGVHYGRAPAKLLWRDGKVGHQYFVDLMLGHVLLNAICNG; the protein is encoded by the coding sequence ATGTCGGCGCACCACCCGCCGCACGGCATCGCCGCCGGGGACGCCAGGAAGGCCCACCACCTCGGCGGCGACCCCAAGAACCTGTCGTggtgcggcgtcggcgtcggcgaccacCATTTCCTCCCCAGGAAGCtcgtcgggggcggcggcccCTCCGCGGCGAAGCTCGCGTTCGTGTCCTTCCTCGCTGTCatcctcgtcctcgccgtcgacctgtccctcaccggcgccggggcgaaccggcggctgcggctccaATACCTGCATTacatcggcgacggcggcgggggtggcggtggtggcggggttggtggcggtggcgaagaGGCCAAGAACAACGAGCTTCCTTGGCTCTCCGTGCCGGACCCGTCCAACTTCACGGAGGAGCTCATCGACCGGTGGCTGACGCCCGGGGGGACTCCGTGCCGCGACTCCCGTACGGCGAACATCTCCATCCCTGTTCttgacgacgccgcggcggcgggcgaggtgACCACGCTGGGCTCCGCCGAGATCCACGAGTTCACGTTCTGGGcgctcgacgacgccggccaGCGGCGCTGCCTTGGCGGGGACTTCTTCGAGATCGATCTCGCCGGGGACGAGTGGAAGTCGCGGCCCCCCGTCGTGGACCACGGCGATGGCTCCTACTCCTTCCGCCTCCAGGTCGCGCCGCGCTTCGCCGAGGGGGATTTCCGCCTCTCTATCATCCTCCTGTTCCGCAGCTTCGAGGGCCTCAAGTTCTCCTCCCTGAGGTTCAAGTACCACGCCGAGATGCGCCGGATTCCCCTCCTGTTCGGGCCGAGCAACTCCACGCGCTTCCTCCCGGCATTGGAGACCTGCCGCGCCGCGGACTTCGCGCGCGACGTGTGGTCCGGCCGCTGGACGCGCCTCGCCAAGAACGACAGCTGCGAGGAGGTGGACGACGCCGGCAGGTACCGGTGCCTGGAGCCGCAGCACCCATGCGAGGCGCCATGGTGCGCGGGGCCACTGGGCGCGCTGGAGAGCAACGGGTGGGTCTACTCGGCGCACTGCTCGTTCAGCCTCTTCACGGCCGACGCGGCGTGGCGGTGCCTGGACGGCAAGTGGCTCTTCTTCTGGGGCGACTCCAACCACGTCGACACCATCCGCAACCTCCTGACCTTCGTCCTCGGCGTCACGAACACGTCCACCGTGACGCGCCGGTTCGACGCCGCGTTCACGAACCCCAGTGGCGGGCCGGGGACTGTGAGGATCACGAGCATTTTCAATGGCCACTGGAACATGAGCATGAACTATCTTGGTCTGCATTCCCTCCGGAACAAGGGGTTCCAGCATCTTGTCCGTTCATACTTCTTGGCTGAGGACCGTGCCCCGGACATTGTCATCCTCAACTCTGGCCTGCACGACGGGTGCTACTGGACCAGCGTCCGCGCGTATGTGCAGGCTGCTGAGTATGCTGCACAATTCTGGGCTGGAGTTATGGCTGAAGTGCGGTCGCGTGGGCATGCCGTGCCGAGGATGTTCTACCGAACGACCATCGCGACCGGCGGGTATGCTCGGGACCTGGCATTCAATCCTAGCAAGATGGAGGCGTTCAATGGGGTGCTCGTCGAGAAGTTGAGGCGTCATGGGGTGCTCACTGGTGGGTTGATCGACAACTTCGATATGACCTTCCCATGGCACTATGACAATCGTTGCAATGATGGTGTTCACTATGGGCGTGCACCGGCGAAGTTGTTATGGCGGGATGGCAAGGTCGGGCACCAGTATTTCGTGGACCTCATGCTGGGGCATGTGCTCCTCAATGCCATCTGCAATGGATGA